A portion of the Calothrix sp. 336/3 genome contains these proteins:
- a CDS encoding coproporphyrinogen-III oxidase family protein, which yields MIQIADRQTVFMERARSRVADFQRLQAAGLICKDGDFFPSVHYPPITMYQPITQEELFAGYSVPEDGLLDIYAHIPFCRQRCIFCHYPVQLGERSAEKDQYLDALEKEMDIYMNVLGLQQIKARSVLVGGGTPSYLALDQIDRFLNSFVQRVDLSACRQFNYDVDPVTLIGAEGTERLRLMKSYGVNRLTIGVQSLNPSTLKLMNRHHGVEEALASIENAKSMGYQVNIEFIFGYPGQTLENWIEVIEQAVKLDVDEIQLYRLKIEAYGDFQGPIKRMTERQPDELPTVEETLMMKQLAIEILNENGYHENLRRVFTKERKQYSHYAHNQCCMLYDQVGFGLTAFSSLRDRFALNTQDFDEYYSKIAEGKLPLNRGILRTPEEQMRWAIVLPLKNRTVRKANYEKQTGVSLNKVFRNKIEKLKAFGLITEDEKEIGVTKLGAFFADEVAQQFHHPDYMPYPRDAYNHGLLYPYDDCEP from the coding sequence TTTTTTCCGTCAGTGCATTACCCACCGATTACGATGTATCAACCCATCACCCAAGAGGAATTATTTGCAGGCTATTCTGTTCCAGAAGACGGGTTGTTAGATATCTATGCACATATTCCTTTTTGTCGCCAACGCTGTATATTTTGTCACTATCCCGTACAGTTAGGTGAGCGCAGTGCTGAGAAAGACCAGTATCTCGATGCACTGGAAAAAGAAATGGATATTTACATGAATGTCCTGGGATTGCAGCAAATTAAAGCACGCTCAGTTCTAGTCGGTGGTGGAACACCTTCCTACCTTGCCTTAGATCAAATTGATCGCTTCTTAAATTCCTTTGTGCAGCGTGTTGACTTGTCAGCCTGTCGGCAATTTAACTATGACGTAGATCCTGTAACCTTAATTGGTGCTGAAGGAACAGAGCGTCTACGCTTAATGAAATCCTACGGTGTCAATCGTTTGACAATTGGAGTTCAATCCTTAAATCCCAGCACTCTCAAACTGATGAACCGTCATCATGGTGTGGAAGAGGCTTTAGCATCAATTGAGAATGCTAAGTCCATGGGATACCAGGTGAATATTGAGTTTATTTTTGGCTATCCAGGGCAAACTTTAGAAAACTGGATTGAGGTGATTGAACAAGCGGTGAAACTAGATGTGGATGAAATCCAACTTTATCGCCTCAAAATCGAAGCATACGGTGATTTCCAAGGACCGATTAAGCGAATGACGGAAAGACAACCGGATGAATTGCCGACGGTGGAAGAAACTTTGATGATGAAACAATTGGCGATCGAGATTCTCAATGAAAATGGCTATCACGAGAATCTACGTCGGGTATTTACCAAGGAGCGTAAGCAATATTCCCACTATGCCCATAACCAATGTTGTATGTTATACGACCAAGTAGGATTTGGGTTGACAGCTTTTAGTAGTTTGCGCGATCGCTTTGCCTTAAACACCCAAGACTTTGATGAATACTACTCCAAAATCGCTGAAGGTAAACTACCCCTGAATCGAGGTATTCTCAGAACTCCAGAAGAGCAAATGCGCTGGGCTATAGTTCTACCCCTCAAAAATCGTACTGTCCGCAAGGCAAACTACGAAAAACAGACGGGAGTCTCTTTAAATAAAGTTTTCCGTAACAAGATTGAGAAGCTCAAAGCTTTTGGCTTAATTACAGAAGATGAGAAAGAAATTGGTGTGACAAAATTAGGAGCATTTTTTGCTGATGAGGTTGCCCAGCAATTCCATCATCCAGATTATATGCCATATCCACGGGATGCCTATAACCATGGCTTACTATATCCCTATGATGATTGTGAACCGTAA